The Candidatus Nitrosocosmicus franklandus genome contains a region encoding:
- a CDS encoding NAD(P)H-dependent oxidoreductase has translation MPEAIRKKSHQKWTAKINSFDEFVLVTPEYKHGIPEVSKKMQSILYLQNGMI, from the coding sequence ATTCCAGAGGCAATACGCAAAAAATCACACCAAAAATGGACTGCCAAAATCAATTCATTTGATGAGTTTGTATTAGTAACTCCGGAATACAAACATGGAATTCCGGAAGTTTCAAAAAAAATGCAATCAATTTTGTATTTGCAGAACGGAATGATATAG
- a CDS encoding VOC family protein, whose translation MEMKLELIAIPVTDVDRAIDFYKNKVGFNLDHDHTVNEKLRFIQMTPPGSACSICFGIGIADSMKPGSIKGLQMVVKDAQVAHDELKNRGVDVTDVDTQVWGKFVYFNDPDGNAWTLQELPPRDQFKV comes from the coding sequence ATGGAAATGAAACTCGAGTTGATTGCAATACCGGTAACTGATGTAGATCGTGCAATTGATTTTTATAAAAACAAAGTAGGTTTTAATTTGGACCATGATCATACAGTAAACGAGAAACTTCGTTTTATTCAAATGACACCTCCAGGATCTGCCTGTTCAATCTGTTTTGGGATCGGCATTGCTGACAGTATGAAACCCGGTAGCATTAAGGGTTTACAAATGGTAGTTAAGGACGCTCAAGTTGCTCACGATGAACTCAAAAATAGAGGTGTAGATGTTACCGATGTAGATACACAAGTTTGGGGAAAGTTCGTTTACTTTAACGATCCTGACGGCAATGCCTGGACCCTCCAGGAATTACCTCCTAGAGACCAATTTAAGGTATAG
- a CDS encoding DDE-type integrase/transposase/recombinase gives MKRNHVTIWNWIQKYQPKIIKTKQRRICEFIVDETLLKVGSEYTWLWVAIDAKSKEILSLSISKERNMFVAERFLSNIVRDYGKHPVSTDGGTWYPMACQFLKLEHHLHSSYEKNLIERTMQYIKDRTESFDDYFPCRLKNCKLKHVKNWLNLFVDYHNKELKPVN, from the coding sequence ATCAAACGAAATCATGTCACTATCTGGAACTGGATTCAAAAGTACCAACCTAAGATTATCAAGACAAAACAAAGAAGGATATGTGAATTCATTGTAGATGAAACATTGCTTAAGGTTGGTTCAGAATACACATGGTTATGGGTTGCAATAGATGCGAAAAGTAAGGAAATTCTCTCACTATCCATTTCTAAGGAGAGAAACATGTTTGTTGCGGAACGGTTTCTGTCAAACATAGTCAGAGACTATGGAAAGCATCCAGTTTCAACAGATGGTGGTACTTGGTATCCCATGGCTTGTCAATTCCTTAAATTAGAACACCATCTCCATTCCTCCTATGAAAAAAACTTGATTGAAAGAACAATGCAGTATATCAAGGACAGAACTGAAAGTTTCGATGATTACTTTCCCTGCAGGCTAAAGAACTGCAAACTAAAACACGTAAAAAACTGGTTGAACCTGTTTGTCGACTATCACAACAAGGAATTAAAACCTGTTAACTGA
- a CDS encoding pyridoxamine 5'-phosphate oxidase family protein yields the protein MLRILHGNIGFGEPLTEEETIKFLTTGRLNLHLGTIDEKGHPNVHPVWFYYDTENYRIYIETSKNSKKTNNLKNNSVAYFCIDDPNAPRGVRGKGEVKIHEEISFNVPVAEKIMIKYLGNTEHPLAQTLLNMQKSGQSVVLEIFPQYYSTWDLEKH from the coding sequence ATGTTAAGAATTCTCCATGGAAATATAGGATTCGGAGAGCCTCTAACTGAGGAAGAAACAATAAAATTTCTTACTACAGGCAGATTAAACTTACATCTCGGGACTATAGATGAGAAAGGCCATCCAAACGTTCATCCTGTATGGTTTTACTACGATACTGAAAATTACAGAATATACATAGAAACTTCAAAAAACTCCAAGAAAACAAATAATCTCAAAAACAATTCTGTTGCTTATTTTTGTATCGATGATCCGAATGCACCAAGAGGAGTACGTGGCAAAGGCGAGGTCAAGATTCATGAAGAAATTAGCTTCAACGTTCCTGTTGCAGAGAAAATAATGATAAAGTATTTGGGAAATACAGAGCATCCATTAGCACAGACACTATTGAATATGCAAAAGAGTGGTCAGTCAGTAGTTCTGGAAATATTTCCTCAATATTACTCTACATGGGATTTAGAGAAACACTAA
- a CDS encoding PepSY domain-containing protein: protein MNLNFSIVVVSLALLFSFVLVFTSTTNTHAQELNNTMNHQTFGNPDDMTMNDNMSMGSTFGTSEKEHDITSSVSIFQPIINAFKSMIKININDAITSAQDTVGANATTVAAFLHPEKQYIVYNIITLDSSGTIHRVLVDPGNGSVLDDKQVSFMELMKMVHGDGMMGGHDKMMGPEMGMGGMMGGHDKMMGPEMGMGGMMGGHDKMMGPEMGMGGMMGGHDKMMGPEMGMGGMMGGHDNSYGPWN from the coding sequence ATGAACCTAAACTTTTCTATAGTGGTGGTTTCCCTAGCTTTGTTATTTAGTTTTGTACTAGTCTTTACATCTACGACAAATACTCACGCGCAGGAATTAAATAATACTATGAATCATCAAACATTTGGCAATCCAGATGACATGACAATGAATGATAACATGTCTATGGGGTCCACTTTTGGAACAAGTGAAAAAGAACACGATATAACTAGCTCAGTTTCCATCTTTCAACCTATAATCAATGCATTCAAATCAATGATAAAAATCAATATCAATGATGCTATCACATCGGCACAAGACACCGTAGGAGCAAATGCTACTACTGTCGCTGCTTTCCTTCACCCTGAAAAACAGTATATCGTATATAACATAATTACATTGGACTCCAGTGGAACTATACACAGAGTACTAGTAGATCCTGGGAACGGTAGCGTCTTAGATGATAAACAAGTATCCTTTATGGAATTGATGAAAATGGTTCATGGCGATGGCATGATGGGCGGCCATGACAAGATGATGGGACCAGAAATGGGTATGGGCGGCATGATGGGCGGCCATGACAAGATGATGGGACCAGAAATGGGTATGGGCGGCATGATGGGCGGCCATGACAAGATGATGGGACCAGAAATGGGTATGGGCGGCATGATGGGCGGCCATGACAAGATGATGGGACCAGAAATGGGTATGGGCGGCATGATGGGCGGCCATGACAACTCGTACGGACCATGGAATTGA
- a CDS encoding DUF1772 domain-containing protein, with protein MIAEKFSTTGENGEDVACDENPFNQFLNKLRIMNKSFVMMFGVTTIFAWLSIISFGANIFETFIIYPNIFHDVPSSLERAMGFMVIAGPDDFFPIIGFLTLVSGIATLILTRKIKQSKYWIMGSLLVIFVGEFLFSSAYFWPKNTVMFLEGTSVHSISVLQETAKDFQTGHWLRLSMNGVAAIMSFIGMMYIFRYIS; from the coding sequence TTGATAGCAGAGAAATTTTCCACTACGGGTGAAAACGGAGAAGACGTTGCGTGTGATGAAAACCCATTTAACCAATTTTTGAACAAGCTACGTATTATGAATAAATCATTTGTTATGATGTTTGGAGTGACAACCATTTTTGCATGGTTGTCGATAATATCTTTTGGTGCTAATATATTTGAGACATTTATAATCTATCCTAACATATTTCATGATGTACCATCATCATTGGAAAGGGCGATGGGTTTTATGGTTATTGCAGGACCAGATGACTTTTTTCCTATCATTGGATTTTTGACACTAGTTAGTGGTATTGCGACACTAATTCTTACACGGAAGATTAAACAATCTAAATATTGGATAATGGGGAGCCTGCTTGTAATATTTGTTGGGGAATTCTTGTTCTCATCAGCTTACTTTTGGCCTAAAAATACTGTTATGTTTCTAGAAGGGACATCCGTACATTCTATCTCTGTACTGCAGGAAACAGCTAAAGATTTCCAAACTGGACACTGGTTAAGATTATCAATGAATGGAGTTGCCGCGATAATGTCATTTATTGGAATGATGTATATATTCAGATATATATCATAG